Proteins encoded by one window of Paenibacillus urinalis:
- a CDS encoding DUF5704 domain-containing protein yields MKKYLLSIAFFFIVLITFLSQNQALGLWENGYPPIDEKEATLTPDNGSIPSFRKQTLKVKVIGFSEPNPATTWTQGDDEKWSAVRNEGADRVETSTVGSGDKAWPKAENFVTDKINTKNYAPNSLIDIQGNPYKVEHVKELALENIEYVNSTNYGYEGKPQWERGSLFAVIKTKTGKISLDSDLYTHAERRVYGQRPDKDNKYQVKYETPLRIEYTGFIKEIKELKVEEDMSMSVDEKKPLYAKVKTTQYDGSESSWVDVSYRDSVKWSSDNKGVATVDAAGRVTAVSEGSARITAIWDSEEGPYHLYDYATVTVGGDPDEEPEQPGGEAACTPKINPPSQSSSPTTTFMDPGAQGHILADDAANGLHFDATIGIPTSEHLYTNAWAYHYLYQHTFGQQKGTITYDCNAEITYVLKWEEAQDPVPDEDGNMVEVPPEPKSVSETVNYQFSFERDYSYWTVNNLEVYGIEQATMSNYALPGKTVTLRPNGYTAPSVQLDKSENVEEHVIPKNSGAISFTPDEVDGGDSKPSPPDDTSILLGMAEAQTGPPEVKNDSLDFTWKGTTTTVMDGGTVIQNGPSPTKIPQAPKIRSYKDSGETILYENQLLISQSLLNEADNPSSGTINYTLIQPAVGGGATRSYPINPINEVTVHTSVVNFSLVSDDQAHNQKTIPNMKRSALILERPFKVRIPTEGQHTSYPGYGNRDYAKYYRIKQVKFPFDVFSHDQSQFYPQDTWINVPVAQLDTTFYLPVWVDEGEYQVEFRNIAENAPSNYNAQNEQDANLDLIHHIASDEVSVEVIGRLYDFRITDIADYSWENVFRTTEGSSAPTGVSYWVGTLGIDGDPRGIDERFTTPIRPGSHPAEGYKNVAMKTGYHFKFDFKTKGNMFGTEDGIRITPTFYFVTKDGRTRVLVDLYYHTKEQNFVRIGSEEDQVQRYVILNERLRNVPEGQLQDTARYKYHHDESLHTGMITESAYQSYYQTVFTKMKTPVGGWDLLMIPEQLRTFIGPKTNIPVTASSDTLRANASIQQWYGEYSLPAEPYVVRQGTNISEYARTNRGIDEKSPIFLKNGYIIVNFNLESIQEGKVNAPHLQYIHAPLMNQWKMEGYQNRVFDAYGHAFSLLDGDVVFYHADQSSRDDFSPQVPH; encoded by the coding sequence ATGAAAAAATATTTGCTGTCAATTGCATTCTTCTTCATTGTTCTGATTACGTTTTTGAGTCAAAACCAAGCATTGGGTTTGTGGGAAAATGGGTACCCTCCTATTGATGAAAAAGAGGCTACTTTAACTCCTGACAATGGCAGTATCCCATCTTTCAGAAAACAAACCTTGAAAGTTAAAGTAATTGGTTTTAGTGAGCCTAACCCAGCAACAACTTGGACTCAAGGTGATGATGAAAAATGGTCTGCAGTTAGAAATGAAGGTGCAGATAGAGTGGAGACTTCTACAGTTGGATCTGGGGATAAGGCATGGCCTAAAGCTGAGAATTTTGTTACTGACAAAATCAATACTAAGAATTATGCACCAAATTCATTAATCGATATTCAAGGCAACCCATACAAAGTTGAACATGTTAAAGAACTGGCATTAGAAAATATTGAATACGTCAATTCAACTAATTATGGTTATGAAGGTAAACCACAATGGGAACGAGGTAGTTTGTTTGCTGTAATTAAAACTAAAACGGGTAAAATTTCACTGGATTCTGATTTATACACTCATGCTGAACGTCGAGTCTATGGGCAAAGACCTGATAAAGATAACAAATATCAAGTTAAATATGAAACACCTCTTCGTATCGAATACACCGGCTTCATCAAAGAAATTAAAGAACTAAAAGTCGAAGAAGACATGTCTATGTCCGTCGATGAGAAGAAGCCACTGTACGCAAAAGTTAAAACGACCCAGTATGATGGATCGGAATCAAGCTGGGTGGATGTTTCTTATCGGGACAGTGTGAAATGGAGCTCCGACAACAAAGGGGTAGCCACTGTAGATGCTGCGGGCAGAGTGACTGCTGTCAGTGAAGGAAGTGCTCGAATTACCGCGATCTGGGATAGTGAAGAAGGTCCATATCATCTATATGATTATGCCACGGTAACGGTGGGTGGTGATCCGGATGAAGAGCCTGAGCAACCAGGAGGAGAGGCTGCGTGTACACCTAAGATTAATCCTCCTTCTCAAAGCTCAAGCCCTACAACGACTTTTATGGATCCTGGGGCTCAAGGTCATATTCTAGCGGATGATGCCGCGAATGGACTTCATTTCGATGCGACAATCGGAATTCCTACTTCAGAGCACTTATATACCAATGCATGGGCGTATCATTATCTGTATCAGCATACATTTGGTCAGCAGAAAGGTACGATTACTTACGATTGTAACGCCGAGATTACCTATGTGCTGAAATGGGAGGAGGCACAGGATCCTGTACCTGATGAGGATGGGAATATGGTTGAAGTACCTCCAGAACCGAAGTCCGTATCTGAAACGGTCAATTATCAATTTTCATTCGAAAGGGATTACTCTTATTGGACTGTGAACAACCTTGAGGTTTACGGTATTGAGCAAGCGACGATGTCAAATTATGCACTGCCTGGAAAGACGGTAACGTTAAGGCCTAATGGATATACAGCACCTTCTGTGCAGCTCGACAAGTCTGAGAATGTAGAGGAACATGTTATTCCAAAAAACAGCGGCGCAATTAGCTTTACTCCGGATGAAGTCGATGGAGGAGACAGTAAGCCTTCACCGCCTGATGATACTTCGATATTGCTCGGAATGGCTGAAGCTCAGACAGGACCACCCGAAGTGAAGAATGATTCTCTCGATTTTACTTGGAAAGGGACAACCACCACTGTAATGGATGGGGGAACTGTAATCCAGAATGGACCTAGCCCGACAAAAATACCTCAAGCACCCAAGATCAGGTCCTACAAGGATAGCGGAGAAACCATATTGTATGAGAATCAACTTCTTATTAGCCAGAGCTTGCTGAATGAAGCGGATAATCCATCTTCTGGAACTATTAATTATACACTTATTCAGCCTGCGGTGGGGGGTGGAGCAACTCGTAGCTATCCAATAAACCCCATTAATGAAGTTACCGTACATACGTCTGTGGTGAACTTCTCACTCGTCTCCGACGATCAGGCTCATAACCAGAAGACGATTCCGAACATGAAACGTTCAGCCTTAATTTTGGAGCGTCCGTTTAAAGTAAGAATTCCGACGGAAGGACAGCATACAAGCTATCCTGGATACGGAAACCGAGATTATGCGAAGTATTATCGGATTAAGCAGGTGAAGTTCCCTTTTGATGTGTTTAGCCATGACCAATCTCAGTTTTATCCGCAAGACACATGGATTAATGTTCCGGTAGCCCAGCTCGATACGACCTTTTATCTTCCTGTATGGGTGGACGAAGGTGAATATCAGGTAGAATTCAGGAATATCGCGGAAAATGCCCCTTCAAATTATAATGCTCAAAATGAGCAGGATGCCAACCTGGATCTTATACATCATATCGCAAGTGATGAGGTATCTGTTGAGGTTATTGGCCGGCTGTACGATTTTCGGATAACGGATATTGCAGACTACAGCTGGGAAAATGTATTCCGAACGACGGAGGGCAGCAGTGCTCCAACCGGCGTATCTTATTGGGTAGGAACCTTGGGTATTGACGGTGATCCGAGAGGAATCGATGAGAGGTTTACGACGCCGATCCGCCCCGGAAGCCATCCTGCGGAAGGGTACAAGAATGTAGCGATGAAGACCGGCTATCATTTCAAATTTGATTTCAAGACCAAAGGAAATATGTTTGGCACCGAGGATGGAATTCGGATCACACCGACCTTTTATTTCGTCACGAAGGATGGACGGACCCGAGTTCTCGTAGATCTCTATTACCATACGAAGGAACAGAACTTTGTCCGGATCGGATCAGAAGAAGATCAGGTTCAGCGATATGTCATCCTAAATGAACGACTGCGGAATGTACCAGAAGGGCAGCTTCAGGATACGGCAAGGTACAAATATCATCACGATGAAAGCCTTCATACAGGCATGATTACCGAGAGTGCATACCAGAGCTATTATCAAACGGTGTTTACCAAAATGAAGACGCCTGTAGGTGGATGGGATCTTCTGATGATTCCAGAGCAGCTGCGAACCTTTATTGGACCGAAGACAAATATACCGGTAACGGCAAGCAGTGATACTCTTCGTGCGAACGCCTCAATCCAGCAGTGGTACGGTGAGTATAGTCTTCCAGCCGAGCCTTACGTGGTGAGGCAAGGAACGAATATCTCAGAATATGCTAGGACGAATAGAGGAATTGACGAGAAGTCACCTATCTTCCTGAAGAACGGTTATATAATCGTAAACTTCAATCTGGAATCCATTCAGGAAGGAAAGGTTAATGCTCCGCATCTGCAGTATATCCATGCTCCTTTAATGAATCAGTGGAAGATGGAAGGGTATCAAAACAGAGTTTTTGATGCATACGGACACGCCTTTAGCTTATTGGATGGAGATGTTGTGTTCTATCATGCCGATCAATCGAGCCGGGATGATTTCAGTCCACAGGTACCACATTAA
- a CDS encoding S-layer homology domain-containing protein — MKKQMSLVLAGALLSANILGSSLPVSAANSKFRDVPSTHWANQSIYSAVEKGYFKGYSDGTFRPKANITRAEFAALIARVADYETVQSTDDFSDMKGHWAESAVNAAAGMGFIKATDYPNGFQPGKALTREEMAKWLSSGLAANDAEYKQAWSDTKTTVLPVKEYFQGKISQTKAPSIAIVMGTALMKGYTDGSFGLTQTTTRAEVSAIVLRLENVLSKSANSFADLTELRAVGTEKSNLELVTPFTFGNETFADASGKTFTFKNGAGSLVFHRAIAVNTQDWNNKQSIYSDVFVSERNKLFLTQQKGIYPVYMQITIYPKSSNFSSSHYSNSGAKLLRGETIYSELPEKYGYETLPNNETAKYFSNHRHGVTLWVVRYITKDTLIDVTMENGTYLRVINK, encoded by the coding sequence GGAAGCTCACTGCCAGTCAGTGCAGCTAACAGTAAGTTTAGAGATGTTCCTTCTACTCATTGGGCCAATCAATCCATTTATAGTGCAGTCGAGAAAGGATATTTCAAAGGCTATTCTGATGGAACTTTTCGTCCTAAAGCCAATATAACTCGTGCTGAGTTCGCAGCCCTGATTGCTAGAGTGGCTGACTATGAAACGGTTCAGAGTACTGATGACTTTTCAGATATGAAAGGACACTGGGCAGAATCTGCGGTAAATGCAGCAGCAGGTATGGGTTTCATCAAGGCGACTGACTATCCTAACGGATTTCAACCTGGAAAGGCATTGACCAGAGAAGAGATGGCCAAATGGCTGAGCTCTGGACTTGCAGCAAATGATGCCGAGTACAAGCAGGCTTGGTCAGATACCAAGACTACAGTTCTTCCAGTTAAAGAGTACTTCCAAGGTAAGATCAGTCAGACGAAGGCTCCATCTATTGCGATTGTGATGGGGACAGCCCTAATGAAAGGTTACACAGATGGATCCTTTGGACTTACCCAGACGACAACCAGGGCGGAGGTCTCTGCCATTGTCCTTCGATTGGAGAACGTGCTTAGCAAATCAGCAAATTCATTCGCCGATTTAACAGAGCTGCGCGCCGTAGGTACGGAGAAATCGAATTTGGAGTTAGTAACTCCGTTTACCTTCGGTAACGAAACGTTCGCTGATGCATCGGGTAAAACATTTACTTTTAAAAATGGAGCAGGAAGCTTAGTTTTTCATAGGGCAATAGCAGTAAATACACAAGATTGGAACAATAAACAGAGTATTTATTCAGATGTTTTTGTATCTGAGAGAAACAAATTATTTCTCACACAACAAAAAGGAATTTATCCGGTGTATATGCAGATAACAATTTATCCTAAGTCAAGCAACTTCAGCTCAAGTCATTACAGTAATTCGGGAGCGAAATTGCTACGAGGAGAAACTATATATAGTGAATTACCAGAAAAATATGGTTACGAAACATTACCTAATAATGAAACAGCTAAGTACTTCTCCAATCATAGGCATGGGGTCACTTTATGGGTTGTGCGCTACATAACTAAGGATACTTTAATTGATGTAACTATGGAAAATGGTACCTACCTTAGAGTAATTAATAAATAA